One segment of Streptomyces sp. NA02950 DNA contains the following:
- a CDS encoding CbrC family protein yields MVHRTRQHCRTVRRALRGGDVAGRRRAGRGPCGGRRTHSGFVAWREPRWFFHRGDGAAFLGRAGAAELAAHPDAMEMPRQETSGRDRASDRAEHCPGRGNVASGDRLPMNQL; encoded by the coding sequence GTGGTACATCGCACACGGCAGCACTGCCGAACGGTTCGACGCGCACTGCGCGGCGGGGACGTGGCTGGGAGAAGACGTGCCGGTCGAGGTCCTTGCGGCGGTCGACGGACGCACTCCGGCTTCGTGGCGTGGCGGGAACCCCGGTGGTTCTTCCACCGCGGTGACGGCGCCGCGTTCCTGGGCCGGGCCGGGGCCGCCGAACTCGCGGCGCACCCTGACGCGATGGAGATGCCGCGACAGGAGACGAGCGGTCGGGACCGGGCGTCGGACCGGGCCGAGCACTGTCCCGGCCGCGGCAACGTCGCGTCCGGCGACCGATTGCCTATGAATCAGCTATGA
- a CDS encoding NAD-dependent epimerase/dehydratase family protein has protein sequence MSFSVVIGYGPAGAATARLLVEQGHSVRVITRSGRSPEPGIEHVASDATDSGRLSAAAEGAAAIYGCAAPPYHRWASGWPPLASSMCAAAEATGAVLVMLGNLYGYGPVDGPMTEELPLAATGPKGRVRAAVWEQARALHEQGRITAVEVRASDFFGPGVTDGGHLAARVMPRLLRGRPVSTLGDPDAPHSWTYLPDVARALVEVAGEERAWGRAWHVPTEPALSVREMVDRLAAQAGTGPVAVRRLPPAVLGVAGLFSPLIRELKEIQYQFDRPFVMDASTYEAAFAVRATAVDAQVKATVDWWRERPAATG, from the coding sequence GTGAGCTTCTCTGTCGTCATAGGGTACGGGCCCGCGGGGGCGGCCACTGCTCGACTGCTGGTCGAACAGGGTCATTCGGTACGGGTCATCACCAGGTCGGGCCGGAGCCCGGAGCCGGGTATCGAGCATGTCGCGTCGGACGCGACGGACAGCGGGCGGCTGAGCGCGGCCGCGGAGGGAGCGGCCGCGATCTACGGCTGTGCCGCGCCGCCCTACCATCGCTGGGCGAGTGGATGGCCACCGCTGGCCTCGTCGATGTGCGCGGCGGCCGAGGCGACCGGGGCCGTCCTGGTCATGCTGGGCAATCTCTACGGTTACGGTCCGGTGGACGGCCCCATGACCGAGGAACTGCCGCTCGCGGCGACCGGCCCCAAGGGGCGGGTGCGCGCCGCCGTTTGGGAGCAGGCACGGGCTCTGCACGAGCAGGGCCGTATCACGGCGGTCGAGGTGCGTGCCTCGGACTTCTTCGGGCCCGGGGTGACCGACGGCGGACACCTGGCCGCGCGGGTCATGCCACGCCTGCTGCGCGGCAGGCCGGTCTCCACGCTGGGGGATCCCGACGCCCCGCACAGCTGGACCTATCTCCCCGATGTGGCCAGGGCCCTGGTCGAGGTAGCGGGCGAGGAACGGGCCTGGGGGCGGGCCTGGCACGTCCCGACGGAACCCGCACTGTCCGTCCGGGAGATGGTCGACCGCCTCGCCGCTCAGGCGGGAACGGGGCCGGTCGCGGTGCGCAGGCTGCCGCCGGCCGTGCTGGGTGTCGCGGGGCTCTTCTCCCCGCTGATCCGCGAACTGAAGGAGATTCAGTACCAGTTCGACCGGCCGTTTGTGATGGATGCGAGCACTTACGAAGCCGCGTTCGCGGTACGCGCCACCGCCGTCGACGCGCAGGTGAAGGCGACGGTCGACTGGTGGCGTGAGCGGCCGGCCGCCACCGGGTGA
- the rarD gene encoding EamA family transporter RarD, translating into MQSRQGILLGFGAYFIWGLFPLYFKLLEDSGTVEIVLHRYLWALPVCALVMAVTGGLPQLREVLRTPRRVALLGTAALSLALTSGVYIYAVNSGHVVEASLGYFINPLVTVALGVVVLRERPRRAQWWAVGICAVAVAVLTVAYGRLPWIALGLAGSFGVYGLLKNRVGGDVGALVGLTVETLALAPIAVVGVAAYAASGHGTFTADPPWQALLLASGGLAIVAPLLPFAAAARRVPLITIGLLQYVTPVLQLLIGVALFHESMPASRWIGFGLVWTALSVLTADGLRARARSQAARNRSTAPGALSAPSDKDAKRAPQGA; encoded by the coding sequence ATGCAATCGCGGCAAGGAATCCTGCTCGGCTTCGGGGCGTACTTCATCTGGGGCCTGTTTCCGCTGTACTTCAAGCTCCTCGAAGACTCCGGCACGGTGGAGATCGTTCTGCATCGGTACCTGTGGGCGTTGCCGGTGTGCGCCCTGGTGATGGCGGTGACCGGGGGCCTCCCACAGCTCCGTGAGGTGCTGCGCACGCCACGGCGGGTGGCCCTGCTCGGGACCGCCGCCCTGTCACTGGCCCTCACCTCGGGTGTGTACATCTACGCGGTGAATTCCGGCCATGTGGTGGAGGCGTCACTCGGGTACTTCATCAATCCCCTGGTGACGGTGGCCCTCGGCGTGGTCGTCCTGCGCGAGCGCCCGCGGCGCGCCCAGTGGTGGGCGGTCGGCATCTGCGCCGTCGCCGTCGCCGTCCTCACCGTCGCCTACGGCCGGCTGCCGTGGATTGCGCTGGGTCTGGCCGGTTCCTTCGGCGTCTACGGGCTGCTGAAGAACCGGGTCGGCGGCGATGTGGGAGCACTCGTCGGGCTCACCGTCGAGACCCTGGCGCTGGCCCCCATCGCCGTGGTGGGCGTCGCCGCCTACGCGGCGAGCGGACACGGCACGTTCACCGCGGACCCGCCCTGGCAGGCGCTGCTGCTCGCGTCGGGCGGCCTGGCGATCGTCGCCCCTCTCCTGCCGTTCGCGGCGGCCGCCCGCCGGGTGCCGCTGATCACGATCGGACTCCTGCAATACGTCACACCGGTGCTCCAACTGCTCATCGGTGTCGCCCTGTTCCACGAGTCCATGCCGGCCTCCCGGTGGATCGGCTTCGGCCTCGTCTGGACGGCGCTGTCCGTACTGACCGCGGACGGACTGCGGGCGCGGGCCCGGTCCCAGGCGGCCCGGAACCGAAGCACGGCCCCTGGCGCCCTCTCCGCGCCCTCCGACAAGGACGCGAAGAGGGCGCCGCAGGGCGCTTGA